In uncultured Fibrobacter sp., the sequence CGAACAAGACTTTTTATTGTGAGCGTCTCGGCATTAAGCGCACAGACAAATTTGCAATGCTCTTGAATCTCGCCAATCACGAAACAATCGGCGCTGTCACCGTACGCGAAAGGAGCCACTGATGGGTCTCTGCCATTGCTGCTTAAAAGAAACGGAACAAGATTTCTGTCGAGCCTGTTCGAAGGCTTTGTTTGACGTTTCTAGATTTAGCGCGACTTTGGATTTTGACGTTCCGCAACTCGCATTCGCAAAGGATGGAACAGTCAAGAGAATTTCTATTTCCGGGGCACAGACAAAGTTTTCAGTCCGAATAGAAAACAAGAAATTGGTCAACACAGATCGCGGTGGAACACACATTCTAAAACCGACCTTGTTGCCGTACTACGAGAACTATCAAGACGCTCCTGCCAACGAACATGTGACTATGCTCATGGCACGTTTAATTTTCAAGATTCCTACGGCGTTATCTGCTCTTCTTTACTTCAAAAATGGCGACTCCGTCTACATCACCAAACGCTTTGACGTCATTGAAACTGGCGTGCATGCAGGAGAGCGTTTGAGTCAAAGTGACTTTGCGCAAATTGCAGGACTTGTTCCCGAAATAAACGGCAGCGACTACAAATACAAAGGTATTTCATACGAAGGAATTGCCGCACTGATTCGCGAGAACGTGAGTGCCGCCGACATCGCCGTCGAAGTATTTTTCAGAACAGTTCTTTTCAATTATATCGCGTGTAACGGCGATGCACATGCAAAGAATTTTTCTCTCCGCAATTCCGTCGAAAATCCCGATGTCTATGATTTGACTCCCGCATACGATTTGCTGAATACTTCGCTTCACATTCCCTATGAGCAATCGCGTACAGCACTCGACTTATTCAAGGATGAAGACGATTTCAAGACTCCTTTTTACGAGGCAAACGGTTTTTACGGCACTCCTGATTTTATGGAATTTGCCAAGAGAATTGGAGTCGTCGAGAAAAGAGCGGATCGTTTTATAAAGCAGGCTATCGATGCCGTGCCCGCAATGGAAAAAATGCTGGACAAGTCATTCTTGAGCGAACAAGGCAAAGAGAAGTACAAAGAATCTATCCGAGATAGAGCCAAAGCACTTGGGCTATAGAGGATTTTTAAGCGTATGCCCCTCCCTCTTGACTTTTTTAACTTAATAAGTTAAATTAAGTTAAAAGGGGCGTTATGAGCATCGGCGGGATAACATACAAGACCATCAACGGCAAGCGCTACGCGTATTACCAGTGGTGCGAAAACGGCAAGCAGCGGAGCCGGCGCGTCAAGGATGACGAGCTGGAATTGCTTGCGGCGCAGATTGAATCGGCCAAAAGCCAGGTGGCGCTTTCGCGATCCTTGTCGCTGTCCGATGTTCG encodes:
- a CDS encoding type II toxin-antitoxin system HipA family toxin; its protein translation is MGLCHCCLKETEQDFCRACSKALFDVSRFSATLDFDVPQLAFAKDGTVKRISISGAQTKFSVRIENKKLVNTDRGGTHILKPTLLPYYENYQDAPANEHVTMLMARLIFKIPTALSALLYFKNGDSVYITKRFDVIETGVHAGERLSQSDFAQIAGLVPEINGSDYKYKGISYEGIAALIRENVSAADIAVEVFFRTVLFNYIACNGDAHAKNFSLRNSVENPDVYDLTPAYDLLNTSLHIPYEQSRTALDLFKDEDDFKTPFYEANGFYGTPDFMEFAKRIGVVEKRADRFIKQAIDAVPAMEKMLDKSFLSEQGKEKYKESIRDRAKALGL